Genomic segment of Oscarella lobularis chromosome 13, ooOscLobu1.1, whole genome shotgun sequence:
TTGGACTTGTATGGAATCGATTTACACTACGCCAAGGTAACCGACCCCCTCgaacagaagaaaaggcTTTTGTTTGTCATGTTAGTACAGCTGCTTGTATTGCGTATTTTTGTTAGGATCACGACGACACGGAATTATATTTGGGTGTGACAGCCAGCGGGATTGTGGTTTTTGCCAACCAGCAGCGAATCAATACGTTTTCCTGGTACTGGGGGGGATCGCAGATGTTGGTCTGCGGTGCCAATCGATTCGTTTAGGCCTAAAATGAGAAAGATATCCTTCAAGAGGAAACGGTTTTATATCCAATTGAAACAGGAAGAGGTCAGGTTGTATTACGTTGTGCGGTTGTTGGGTGGGGGGTCCTCCTTTGGAAACCAAAACGAAGCCAAGTGCACATAGTGTTTATATGTGGTGGGGACTAATGGCCTGCAGGTGGGTCGCACCGATTAGGAAAACTTGATAACTTGGAACTGTCACCGAAAGAGATACCGGATCATTTTTGATATGCAAAGAAGGAATAATTGGAGATACGTCGCAGATACTGAAGTGACTCGTTTTGGGGGGCTTCTTTCTGGCATACTGCCAGCTCATACACATGCATGTGCTCCAAGGATGCAAAGAACGTTAGGACTAGTTTGACGTTCCCCTACTTAGGAATTTTGGGCATTAGAtcagaaaattaattaatggatTTTTTGATCTTATAGGATAGTCCCTATAATGACGTTGTCGAGTTCAACTTGTTGACGCGAAAGAGTTGCAAGGGCTTCTGGAAAACGTGCGTCGAACAtcattcgttttttcgcttgGACGAGGTGAAGGAATCTCGCTACAAGGTCGTCACGATGTTACGTTTTGGATCCAAATTTCGATACAGGTATAAAGGAAATCTTTCGAGAGGGGGAAACAATTTCTATACAGAGTTTATCTACCTTAGTGGGAGAACCCAAAGGCAGACGGAAGAGCATGGTCGAAGGAAGAACCGCAATCTTGATTTTACAAGGTACATATAATACTCACGCGTATAATTTTTCttgatttttgcttttctaGATCTCCTAGCAAGAGATTTCATCGTCGCACTGTGGGACGTAAGCGATTGGGCATCGCCTTCTCGATTCGCTCTTTAGTTGACTTCTCTTTTCAGCCTATACAACTTTTAGCTTAGATCGAAATAAGAAAGTTGGCTTGGatcctccgcctccgcctcctgtCGTTCCCGCGGCAAGTGCACCGGCGAAATATGTTGCGCCATCCGCTCCTGTCGAAATCGAGTAAAATAGATATCGATTATGTGTTGATATTGTAATCTGTTGTCCCCCTTCCCAGAGAGCCGGACACCGtcaagaaggaaaagaccCAGCAGCCAGACATAATAATGTCAGCTGTACCTGTTCCAAGTGAAGTAAGGAGGATGTTTGTGAGATGGACAGGTGTAACTGTATCATTTAGCCACCAGATGATAGAAACGCAGTGTCAAGTGACGGATTGCTGACAATAAAGTAGACAAAAGTACAGAGAACAAGCCAGTTTCATTACTCCCTCTCCTCTAGATTGGAGCCCGATGAGAGAGGCCGCTTCGGCTTCAACGTGAAAGGCGGAGCAGATCAGAAtcttcccgtcgtcgtctctagAGTGACTCCGGGAACTCCGGTACTACCTAGCGTTCTTCGTCCTCCGAGGATGATTCTCTTTGTCTCAGGCTGCCACGGTCGTTCCCAAGTTGACCGAAGGCGATCAGGTGCTCTTCATCAATGGAACGACGGTCGCCGACAAGAATCACGAGCAGGTGGTGATGCTGATTCGGGAGACGAGAGATTTGAGGCCTCGAGAGCTGAAACTCGTCGTCAAGCCAGCAAGTAAGGAGAGCCATACCATAAAGAATCAATTGCGTATAAGAAATACTAGGTCCCATTCATTGGAGAATTCCCAACTCGGAAGCGAATCTCAGAACGTCGATGGCAATACTGAAAGAGGTAAAATAATTACGATATTTGTTAGATTTTTGTTCACGTATTTGTCTAGACTCTTGGCTCTAGCGCTCTCTATTCTCAGTTTGAGGTAAGTCCTGATGCTCGCGCTGTTGTCCAGGGGGCGAGAAGTCTTTCGCGTAGAATCTCTACAAAAAGACTCCTGGATTATCGATGGAGGACGGAGCAAAGCCAGAGAACGCGCCAAAGAACCGATACGGAGACATTGTTCCCtgtgagagaaaaaaacgaaagcaaagaaacgattcaaaTACGAagccttcgtcttcttttagaTGATTTCACCAGGGTCTTCCTCCTTGGCGGATCCCACGATTACATCAACGCAAACTTCGTGAACGTGAGTGTGGCGGGAGAAAGACGATTAAATCAGCCGTgcggttaattaattaacgattCTACCCTTCTGACGTCCAGATTGAACTTCCTCATAACGAAAGCGTGAACAAATACGTCGCAAGCCAGGGAACCCTTCAATCGACGGTTCCGGACATGTGGCTCGTACGTAAATCCAATAAGCGTTCCTCCCTTTCATTCTCTCTTGATTGCGTACACGCGTTCTACAGATGCTGTGGGAACAGGACatccgtctcgtcgtcatgcTGACGCACGAATACGAAAGCGGCAAATTGAAGTGCTTTCGCTATTGGCCCGCCTCCGGCCAGTCGATTACCCACAACAAAATCGAAGTGACGTGCGAGGAAGAGAATGAAATCGATgacacggcgacgtcgcgactcTTCACCATGAAAGACCTAGAGGTGCACTTAGTCCTATTAGAGGTCACTTACGTAATGCGCTAATGCAATATTCTAGACTGGCTTGACAAGGAAAATTGAGCAGATTCAGTACTTTGGCTGGGCTGATCATGGTTATTGATGATGGCACCTTTAGCCTATCTGCGTAGTATTTAATTCTCTATAGGAACTCCGGAAGATTGTCGCGAGTTCTTGAGCTTCGTTAATCTCGTTCGCAAGCGTCGTATTGGCATGCAGGAGCCGGTTGTCATTCACTGCAGGTAATTGTCATCTCTAGAAGTTAGATGGGTGGAAAAACGGTCTTTTGGCCCTAGTGCTGGAGTGGGTCGCACGGGCGTTTTTATTCTCGTCGACACCGCGATGTACATGCTGGAAAACAAAGATCCCGTCTATCCGCTTGATCTTTTGCGCATTATGAGGGATCAGCGTCCGCTGCTTGTGCAGACAACGGTATGTATACCCATAGGAATCCGACattcctttttttattttttactgTATTGCAGGATCAGTATCGTTTTGCTTGTTCAGCTATATTGAAAGCTTATGATGGTCTCTATTTTCTTAGATCTTGGGCCGCATACCTAAtctgtatttattttctctttgcttaGAAAAACTGTATAGCCTTTCAGAAAAGTCCGATTCTGCCGATGAGGATGACCCTTGAAGTTTCAGCTTAGATTTTTTTGACTACTACATTTCTTTACGTCGTTTCATGGGTAACACTTGGGCGGGCGGGCGTGGGTTGTACGTTTCGTTAATAACTTGCCTtggatcgtttttttttctgtttgcaGTTGACTTGATTATGTATCCTACCTAGTTGATCTTGCTATAATGATTTTTCTCAGCCTTTGTAGTGCCCCAGTGAAGCAAGTGGGAGTTTTTTAGTGGGTGCTGTCAGCTTAATGCGCATGTTCAGTTCCTGAAGATACGAAGATGGGTGAAAAAAACAAGACTAATGGGAGCTCTTGGCTGCCGTACATTTGCGTTCTGCAGGTCCTTCTGTTGGGTGTCTTGATCATTGGTATGCTGTTGATGAAGATGTCCTATGACAGCCAGTTGAACGAGCTACGGTTGAGGCAAGAAGGAAGGAGTCCAGAGACGgaaatgaagaaagagaTTGATACCTATTCCCAGTTTGGTAGTGATAGCTTAGTTCTGCGAAATGACAATGACAAGGCGTCATCAAGTGAAACTTTGCTGATTGCTGAGGCAGTCACGTCATCAAAGGGGTCCATGACACGCGCAAAGCGGAGTTTTGAATCGGAATCTCTGGCTGCTAATGACGTAACGATAGGCAATAACATGACAACGCTTGTCGCGGCGGCTTTAGAAGAACTCTGTGCGGCAGATAAAAAGTATTGTTTGTCTGCACAAAAGGGAGAGCAAGGTAACCCTGGAGGGCGTGGGCCAAAAGGTGAAGTGGGAGCCAAGGGAGACATGGGAATTAAAGGAGAAGACGGAAGGCAAGGCCCCGGGGGAGTGAAGGGAAGTAAGGGAGACATGGGAATTAGAGGATTTAAGGGTATCCACGGAAGTAGAGGAGTCAGGGGAGTCAGGGGTCTGAGTGTCAAAGGAAGTAAAGGAGTCAATGGTATCAAGGGAAGTAAAGGAGCCAAGGGTGTCGAGGGAAGTAAAGGAGCCAAGGGTCTGGGTGTCAAGGGAAATAAAGGAGTCGAGGGTATCAAGGGAAGTAAGGGAGCAAAGGGTGTCATGGGAACTAAAGGCGCCAAGGGTGTTGGGGGAACTAAGGGAGCCAAGGGATTTAGAGGATGGCAAGGGCTACCAGGGCTACCAGGGATACCAGGGCCACGAGGAGACAGGGGAGAAAGGAGATGAAAAGGATTAGCTGGACAGCTGGGGCCACCAGGACTACAGATTTACTTTGCTTGATGTTACGTTTTGAAGCTCTTAGTGGCTTTGTTTTAGACCTCTTTCTTTGAATGGATCATTACTTTGATGTGTTCAGTCGTTTTTCTTACAGTTGAACGCCTCTCAGGTACTTTGGGCGGGCGGGAGGGGTTAGTATTggttataataataatatttgcTTGCGGTTGATTTCTCACCCTTTGTAGTCAGTGTGAATTCTTGTGTGGGTAGCCAAAAGTGGGATGAGGACGCATGCTCAGTCAGGTTTTACGAAGATGGGTGAAGAGAGCTCTTGGCGGTCGTACGTTTGCGTTTTGCAGGTTCTTCTGTTAGGCGGCTTAGTGATTGGAATCCTGTGGGTGAAGATTTCGTGCAACAGAATAAGTGTCGAATTTGAagagttgaagaagaaagtcaGTAGTCACGGTATTGATGGGTCGGGTTTTGAAAAGATAGACATCAACGATGCCTTTTATCATACTTTGTTGAACGCAAACTCAATGATGTCTGACTTGGACTCCCGGTTACCAGGCGATTCTACAATGCGCTCAAGACGGAGTTCCGAAGCAGAGTCTCTTGCTGAAACCTTGACTAGAGCTTTTATGACTGCCATGAAAACACTCTGTGCACCAGATGAAAAATATTGTTTACCTGGGCCCAAAGGAAACAAAGGAGAAACGGGGACTTCAGGACAACCAGGCTTTCCCGGCTATGCCGGAGGACCTGGTCTTCCCGGAATAAAGGGTGAACGAGGACTGAAAGGAGCCAAAGGAGAAGCGGGAGAGGAGGGAAGAGACGGGAAGCCGGGCCAGCCGGGTGTTAGAGGAGATATTGGCCCAAAGGGTGAAACAGGATTGACAGGAGATCAAGGTCCGTCAGGCGCGACAGGTTCACCTGGCTTGAAAGGCGAAGTGGGACAAAACGGTTTGAAAGGAGCCAAAGGCAGCAAAGGGGATAATGGAAGTTCTGGACCTCGTGGTCCTGCGGGAGCGACAGGTCTACAAGGAAAAAAGGGAGAAGCAGGACGCCATGGGCAGCCAGGACAATCAGGAAATCCGGGAGAAAAGGGAtcaaaaggagacaaaggaagtAAGGGTCTCACAGAAAAAGGGTCTAAGGGGGAACCAGGATTAGGAATTCCCGGTGTTCAAGGAGATAACGGGCCTATGGGTCCAAAGGGTGCAAAGGGGATGGATGGATTGCCAGGTTTTCCCGGTccaaagggagaaaagggcaaaaaaggagaaaagggatTACAGGGAGCAAGAGGTCCTGCAGGAATGACAGGTGCAGAGGGACAGAGAGGCGAGATTGGCGAAAAAGGTTGGAAAGGTGACAAAGGAAGTCACGGAGGTTTAGGACCTAAAGGCCAGAAAGGAGAGACCGGATTATTACCGCGGTCAGCCCTACCGGCTCAGTGCTCTAATCATCGCATTTTAGACGAGGCATGGAGAAGAGTGTCGAACACTGCGCAAACACGGCGCGACGATACTACTAATTCTTGTAGCGATCCGTCTGGTTTGACGGACGGGTGGTATCGTTATGAGAGGCGCGGAACAGTACAGAGAATGCTCGATACTTGTCCATTGGGTACACCATATATTTGTGGTACCGACTGGCCTGGATGGTTGCAGGGAGAACATCCGCGTGTAATTGGCAAAGAAGTTCAACGCACCGTGTGCTTTCATTACAACGGAAACTGCTGCTTCGATCGCGTCAACATTAAGGTTATCAATTGTCAATCGTATTATGTCTACTACTTGACGCCATTTTCGTATCCAACGTGCAACCGTGTGTACTGCTTTGAAGGTTGATTCAGGAATAGTATCCGTGTCGTTTTTTGTCTTGCAGTACAATTGACTTCGTGTTTGTTGACCACTGGTTATCAGCGCGTTCGTTGTTTTTTCAtggaaaaaatcaatttgctTTATCAGACCGGAATTTTGTTACATGTATCCTCCATGCGGAAGCAGTTGAAATCAACGCGCGTCCACTCGCtaacgaaaaacgaacaaaTGCGGCGCGTTCGCGAGTTGGAAAGCGCCAGGAGTCGCatttcgaaacgaaaaacgaatctCTCAAGGCACGTGTCGAACGCAAATCAGCCACGATTTCCCAGTAAGCCTTGGATCGTTTTCCTTCTGTTTTCAGTGAAGCAAGTGGGAGTTTTTTAGTGGGTGCTGTCAGCTGCGTGCGCAAGTTCGGTCCCCAGTCCTTTGTTTGCGACGAAGATGAGTACGTGTGAGAAAAAGGGGGTTTCTTTGCTGCCATTCGTTTTgctgttttttctgttgagTGGCGCAGTTCTTTGGATGAAGCTCTCTTACGATCGCAAATTTAATCAGTTGCAGACCACAATGCAGGCGGAGATTGAGAAGTTGAAGTCACGGCTTGATGAAATACAGCAGGTTCAGTCCGAAAACGATGACGCGAATTTGGACGAAATGAGCACCCTCGACTTCCTTTCGCAATCGATCGTCTTTAGACAGTTTAGCGAGTCTCTAGcaagaaagaagcgaagcgtTGTTAGTGGAGACGAAGCAGAGTCCCTTGTCAGTAGCATGACTAGAGTGTTTATGACGGCTCTGAAGCAGCTTTGTGCTCCGGACGAGAGTTTATGTTTACCTGGGCGGAAAGGGGATCAAGGCAAACAAGGGCAACCAGGATATCCAGGCTTCAAAGGGGAGCCAGGACTAAAGGGAACTAAAGGCGATAAGGGAGACAAGGCGCCTGTTTCAAAAGGGGAAAAGGGTTCCAGAGGTGCAACTGGTGTCGGACTTCcgggagaaaaaggagacaagggttccaaaggcctaagaGGAGATAAGGGTGATAAAGGGGAGAGTGGAGAAAAACCTACTCCTACTGAACCGGCATCCCTGCCAGCACAATGCTCTTCTAACCGCATTCTAGGGGAAAACTGGAGGAGAGTGTCTTACACTAGAGATGAAAATCGTGATGATACGGTGAGTGTCAGGTGCTCACCGAGATCAGGCTTAACTGCTGGTTGGCATCGTTATGTGCGTGACGGTTCTAAACAAATGATAGAGACTTGTCCACTGAAGAGCACGTGTGGGTCAACCTACCCTGGGTGGTTATTTGGAGGACATCCGACTGCAGTTGGTCAGGACGTTGAACGCACCGTTTGTTTCTATGCAAGCGGAGACTGTTGTCGCTATCAGTTTAAAATACGAGTCACCAATTGTGGTTCTTATTACGTCTACTACTTCAAAGACACTTACGCAGAGCTTAGGCTGTGTAACTTGATCTATTGCTTTGAAGGTTAGTTTCAAAGCTGCCTTTATAACTGTCGTGCTTACAGCTAAACACTGACTGCATGCATGATGGTTCTAAACGTTTGCCTTCAACGTGATGTGTGTTAAAtgtttgtctttttttctcttcttagaTCCAGATCTGGTGACGCATAGATATCTGTGGTTGAAGTGCGCACGTGCCGGTATTCACCGTCGATGAGTACAGTAAGGATGAGTAAACgggaagagaagaatttgTGGCGCTTTCGGCTACCACACGTTTTTCAGTTTTTCCTATCTGGCAGCTTAGCAATTGGAATGCTCTGGTTGAAGATTTCATATGACAGCCAGCTCGAAGAGCTGAATAACAAGCTGACGAAATGTTTCCAGTCCCAGTCTGGTATAACTATTAATACCTCGGATATGGAAACAGTGGGCATTAACGACA
This window contains:
- the LOC136194640 gene encoding tyrosine-protein phosphatase non-receptor type 4-like — encoded protein: MVKGLNTSIGSRGARGGSVSSRSDQIQITVGLLDDSQFVRGFPKRVKGLEILQAVLDHLDLIERAYFGLQYTDEDDQMRWLDVNKPARKQLRRAVDPAVLYFRVKFYVLDPNRLQEELTRYQFFLQLKHDILRNKLPVSSELAALLSSYAVQSELGDYDPSIHTQGYLSEFRFVPDQSEDLESHIAEIHKTLAGQTPSDAEFNFLDRVKHLDLYGIDLHYAKDHDDTELYLGVTASGIVVFANQQRINTFSWPKMRKISFKRKRFYIQLKQEEDSPYNDVVEFNLLTRKSCKGFWKTCVEHHSFFRLDEVKESRYKVVTMLRFGSKFRYSGRTQRQTEEHGRRKNRNLDFTRSPSKRFHRRTVGPYTTFSLDRNKKVGLDPPPPPPVVPAASAPAKYVAPSAPVEIEEPDTVKKEKTQQPDIIMSAVPVPSEPPDDRNAVSSDGLLTIKLEPDERGRFGFNVKGGADQNLPVVVSRVTPGTPAATVVPKLTEGDQVLFINGTTVADKNHEQVVMLIRETRDLRPRELKLVVKPASPIHWRIPNSEANLRTSMAILKETLGSSALYSQFENLYKKTPGLSMEDGAKPENAPKNRYGDIVPYDFTRVFLLGGSHDYINANFVNIELPHNESVNKYVASQGTLQSTVPDMWLMLWEQDIRLVVMLTHEYESGKLKCFRYWPASGQSITHNKIEVTCEEENEIDDTATSRLFTMKDLETGLTRKIEQIQYFGWADHGTPEDCREFLSFVNLVRKRRIGMQEPVVIHCSAGVGRTGVFILVDTAMYMLENKDPVYPLDLLRIMRDQRPLLVQTTDQYRFACSAILKAYDEKLYSLSEKSDSADEDDP
- the LOC136194834 gene encoding collagen alpha-1(I) chain-like, which produces MGEKNKTNGSSWLPYICVLQVLLLGVLIIGMLLMKMSYDSQLNELRLRQEGRSPETEMKKEIDTYSQFGSDSLVLRNDNDKASSSETLLIAEAVTSSKGSMTRAKRSFESESLAANDVTIGNNMTTLVAAALEELCAADKKYCLSAQKGEQGNPGGRGPKGEVGAKGDMGIKGEDGRQGPGGVKGSKGDMGIRGFKGIHGSRGVRGVRGLSVKGSKGVNGIKGSKGAKGVEGSKGAKGLGVKGNKGVEGIKGSKGAKGVMGTKGAKGVGGTKGAKGFRGWQGLPGLPGIPGPRGDRGERILVWVAKSGMRTHAQSGFTKMGEESSWRSYVCVLQVLLLGGLVIGILWVKISCNRISVEFEELKKKVSSHGIDGSGFEKIDINDAFYHTLLNANSMMSDLDSRLPGDSTMRSRRSSEAESLAETLTRAFMTAMKTLCAPDEKYCLPGPKGNKGETGTSGQPGFPGYAGGPGLPGIKGERGLKGAKGEAGEEGRDGKPGQPGVRGDIGPKGETGLTGDQGPSGATGSPGLKGEVGQNGLKGAKGSKGDNGSSGPRGPAGATGLQGKKGEAGRHGQPGQSGNPGEKGSKGDKGSKGLTEKGSKGEPGLGIPGVQGDNGPMGPKGAKGMDGLPGFPGPKGEKGKKGEKGLQGARGPAGMTGAEGQRGEIGEKGWKGDKGSHGGLGPKGQKGETGLLPRSALPAQCSNHRILDEAWRRVSNTAQTRRDDTTNSCSDPSGLTDGWYRYERRGTVQRMLDTCPLGTPYICGTDWPGWLQGEHPRVIGKEVQRTVCFHYNGNCCFDRVNIKVINCQSYYVYYLTPFSYPTCNRVYCFEGKTNKCGAFASWKAPGVAFRNEKRISQGTCRTQISHDFPWVLSAACASSVPSPLFATKMSTCEKKGVSLLPFVLLFFLLSGAVLWMKLSYDRKFNQLQTTMQAEIEKLKSRLDEIQQVQSENDDANLDEMSTLDFLSQSIVFRQFSESLARKKRSVVSGDEAESLVSSMTRVFMTALKQLCAPDESLCLPGRKGDQGKQGQPGYPGFKGEPGLKGTKGDKGDKAPVSKGEKGSRGATGVGLPGEKGDKGSKGLRGDKGDKGESGEKPTPTEPASLPAQCSSNRILGENWRRVSYTRDENRDDTVSVRCSPRSGLTAGWHRYVRDGSKQMIETCPLKSTCGSTYPGWLFGGHPTAVGQDVERTVCFYASGDCCRYQFKIRVTNCGSYYVYYFKDTYAELRLCNLIYCFEVRTCRYSPSMSTVRMSKREEKNLWRFRLPHVFQFFLSGSLAIGMLWLKISYDSQLEELNNKLTKCFQSQSGITINTSDMETVGINDTFFHMLRTDVMTFGDSKERTRRSTESLTRVLMTALKTLCEPGEKYCLPGQKGDKGEAGAQGQPGYPGYDGAPGQQGERGEKGEAREGQGQPGQPGQPGKPGEKGSKGDRGSKGSAGNQTIVKGSKGEPGLGLPGIQGNNGRQGERGPRGEAGKDGLPGVNAKPGPLGSVGPEGKRGERGETGLQGRIGKPGPAGMTGPQGRKGEIGQNGLKGVKGDKGNYGSKGQKGETGILPPSALPAQCSNYRILNEAWRRVSNTAAAQHADTTSTSCGGSSGLTDGWYRYERHGRTRKMIDTCPSGTSYLCGSDEIGWLQGGHPRVIGEEVQRTVCFHYSGNCCKDPINIRVTNCQSFYVYYFKQVGCYKVYCFDG